Proteins encoded together in one Pantoea sp. CCBC3-3-1 window:
- a CDS encoding ABC transporter ATP-binding protein, whose amino-acid sequence MIDLQNLSVSHRQGYEQRTVVHDVSLTVAAGECFGLVGPSGCGKSSLLWVMAGLNPHWDGRMTLAGHEAAHGKAFTGQLRRDVQMVFQDPYASLHPRHRLRRTLAEPLKLLKVQDINDRIDSGFRHVGLDPALADRYPHQLSGGQRQRVAIVRALLLQPKILLLDEPTSALDMSVQAEILNLLNTLKQQDNLTMVLVSHDPDVIDHMCDRAVRMDRGHIVG is encoded by the coding sequence ATGATTGATCTGCAAAACCTGAGCGTTTCGCATCGCCAGGGCTATGAGCAGCGTACCGTCGTCCATGATGTTTCTCTGACCGTCGCCGCCGGTGAATGCTTTGGGCTGGTTGGCCCGTCCGGCTGCGGCAAGTCGTCGCTGCTGTGGGTGATGGCTGGTCTGAATCCTCACTGGGACGGCAGGATGACGCTGGCCGGTCATGAAGCGGCGCACGGCAAAGCTTTTACCGGTCAGCTTCGTCGTGATGTGCAGATGGTGTTTCAGGATCCCTATGCTTCGCTGCATCCTCGACATCGCCTCCGCCGCACCCTGGCCGAGCCGTTAAAACTGCTGAAAGTGCAGGATATCAACGATCGCATCGACAGCGGCTTCCGCCATGTTGGTCTGGATCCTGCGCTGGCCGATCGCTATCCGCATCAGCTCTCTGGCGGTCAGCGTCAGCGCGTGGCAATTGTACGGGCGCTGCTGCTCCAGCCGAAAATCCTGCTGCTGGATGAGCCAACCTCAGCGCTGGATATGTCGGTACAGGCCGAAATCCTCAATTTGCTGAACACGCTTAAGCAGCAGGATAATCTGACGATGGTACTGGTGAGCCACGATCCCGACGTGATCGATCATATGTGTGACCGCGCGGTTCGCATGGATCGCGGCCATATCGTCGGTTGA